A part of Desulfomicrobium baculatum DSM 4028 genomic DNA contains:
- a CDS encoding NifU family protein produces the protein MREQVEKALDTVRPILQADGGYVELVNILPSGIVQVRMSGACKGCPMAQMTLKSSIERAVKKMVPGIKAVEAV, from the coding sequence ATGCGAGAACAGGTCGAAAAGGCGCTTGATACCGTGCGCCCCATTCTGCAAGCTGACGGCGGCTACGTCGAACTGGTGAACATCCTGCCCAGCGGCATCGTGCAGGTGCGCATGTCCGGAGCCTGCAAAGGCTGCCCCATGGCACAGATGACGCTCAAGAGCAGCATCGAACGCGCCGTCAAGAAGATGGTCCCCGGCATCAAGGCCGTCGAAGCCGTCTAG
- a CDS encoding ferredoxin-thioredoxin reductase catalytic domain-containing protein, with translation MTPEELYEKLRPLQEAKGYFFNKDKAFVLDLMESLLINRERYGYMACPCRLASGNRDLDKDIFCPCVYRDPDVAEFGACYCGLYVSKEWNDGSIPQETVPERRDPEKLMAGLLFEE, from the coding sequence ATGACTCCCGAAGAACTTTACGAAAAGCTGCGCCCCCTGCAGGAAGCCAAGGGCTATTTCTTCAACAAGGACAAGGCATTCGTGCTTGACCTCATGGAGAGCCTGCTCATCAACCGCGAGCGTTACGGCTACATGGCCTGCCCGTGCCGCCTGGCCTCGGGCAACCGAGACCTGGACAAGGACATTTTCTGCCCCTGCGTCTACCGCGATCCCGACGTGGCCGAATTCGGAGCCTGCTACTGCGGTCTCTACGTATCCAAAGAATGGAATGACGGCAGCATCCCCCAGGAAACCGTCCCCGAACGACGCGATCCTGAAAAGCTGATGGCGGGCCTTCTTTTCGAAGAATGA